The nucleotide sequence TCGGCCCGAGGACCAGCACCGATACGAGGTTGTGGGCGAGGTGGTAGCCAGCGGCGATGGGGAGCAAGGACGGGGCGAAGCGCCGCGCCAGTTCCCCGACCGAGAGGTAGGTGTCGGCGCGTCGTCGCCCCACCCGTGCCGCCGCCCGATAGGCCAGGTAGAACAGCCCGGCGCCGACGAGGTACGCAGCGAGGTAGGCGGCGAGCGGCGGGACCCCCACGCCGGCGACGGCGCGGACGCCGGCCGCCCAGGGACCGGTCGCGACGAACCCGTCGTAAGTGGTGACGAAAAGCAGGGCGACGACGAAGGCCACGTCCCCGGCGCCGTCGAGTCGCGTGTCGGGGAGGTCGCTCCCGGGGAGTCGAAGCCGGAGGCGACCGTCGGCGATGCCGAGCGGCGCGAGGCGGCCGTAGAGTCGGAACGCCCGCGAGAGCGGGTCGACGGACCCGAACCATCGATCCGGGCCGAAGACGACGGCGCCCACGAGCGTCACCGCGGTGTATCCGGCGAGCGCCGTCGCGAGGAGTCGTGCGTCGTCCGCCAGCGGCGCCGTGACCTCGACCCACACTAAGAGGAGGAGGGCGGCGACGCTCGGCCACGCGCCCAGCCTGTCGGGGTAGGGGCGGTCGAGGGTCGGGAGACGCTCCGCCACCGTCCGGAAGGGGTTCAACGCCGGCCAGGTGTTCCCGAGCAGATACGTCGAGGCGACGTAGCCGCCCCACCAGCCGACCCAGACGACGAGCACCGCGAGGTTGCGGACGCCCGTCGCGTCCTCGAGGATCCCGACGCCGAACGTGACGGCGAGGACGGCGACCCCCAGGGTGCCGGCGAGGCCGTGACCCACCCGTCCCGGGGTCGGGAGCGGCCGCGCCCAGTCGTGGATCGCCGCGACCAGGCGGCGGTCGGTGACGAAACTGGCGAGGAGAAAGGAGACGCCGACGACGCCGCCGCCGGTCAGCAGGAACAGCCAGGTGGGGACGGCGACGGGGTCGCGCGTCGCGCCACGGAGGCCGCCGCTGTGGGCGGCGGCGCGGCCCACGCCGGCCGAGAGCCACCAGGCGACGCCGAGCACGGCCGCGACCGTCGGCACCCACCGCCGCCGTCGCTGGCGTCGTCGCCGTCGTGGTTCCACGGCCATCGGTCGACAGTTGGGGTGTCCCCGACGAGTAGCTTCCGGAACCGACTCGGCCGCGTGGCGGGTCCGGTTGGGAGGATTTTTGGTAGTCGAATCGCAACGGGGGGGTATGAGTACGGATCACGGCGGGGACGACCATGGACATCACCTCCCGGCAGTCGAGGACTGGCCCCGGGGGTTCGGCGAGGCGAGTTGGTGGCCCTTCATCACGGCCCTGGGTGCGGGCGGCATCTACCTGGGTGCGGCCCTCTTCATCGTCTCGGGCGGGTCCGAATCGACCATCGACCCCATGCTCGCCCCGCTCGCGACGTCGGCGAGCGTCGGCGCCTTCCTCTTTGGCCTGTACGGCTGGATCTATCACGCCTTCGTCACCGAGTTCTGGTCCAGCGGCGCCGACGAGACGAGCGCGTCGGCCCTTCGCTGGGGGATGATCGCCTTCCTCGGGTCCGAAATCGCCACCTTCGGCGGGGTGTTCACGTACTACTTTTTCATCCGCGCGGGCACGTGGCCGCCCGGCGAACTCCCGCACCTGACCGGATCGCTCGTCATCATCAACACGGCCATCCTGGTGGCGTCGAGTCTCACGCTCCACTGGGCCCACGTCGCCATCCGTAACGACGACCGCCGGAAGTTCGCGCTCGGCCTCCTGTCGACGCTCATCTTGGGACTGGTCTTCATCGGCGGGCAGGTCTACGAGTACTACGAGTTCATCGTCCACACCGAGTTTACGGTCACCTCCGGACTGTTCGGGTCGGCCTTCTACGGACTGACCGGCCTCCACGGTCTCCACGTCTCGCTCGGCGGCGTACTCCTCGCCATCGTCACGATCCGCGCGCTGGCCGGCCAGTACTCCGCCGAACGGCACGTCTCGGTCAGCACCGTCTCGATGTACTGGCACTTCGTCGACGTGGTCTGGATCTTCCTCGTCGTCATCCTCTATCTCGGCGGGTCGGTCGGCGCCTGATCGGCGTCCCCCGCCGTAAATTTATGTAGCCACACGCGACAGCTATTGCCATGGAGGATTTCGAGCAACTCGTGTCGTCGCTCACGCCCCGGGAGGAGAACGACGAGATCAAACTCTACCAGAACACCGTCTCGGTGGCGTGTCCGGTGTGTGAGGAGCCGTTCGACGACCTCGTGGCCTGCAAGAAGACCGAAACCAGCCTCGAACAGATCGAACCGCTCGACATCTGCGTCACGGTCCACGAGGGCAGTCCGCTGCTTTTCACCCACAAACACTGACCGCGCGACCGATCCCCCCGCCGTCGGCACCGCGGTTAAGGGGACGGCCACCGACCCCGTGGTATGGCACGGGAAGTGACCCACACCGCGACGGGACCGAAGATCATCACGCCGGCGGACATCGACGAGGAGAAAGGCGACGTGGCGGTCTGTCTCTGCGGCCTGAGCGAGGAGTACCCCTTCTGTGACGGCTCCCACAAGCGGGCGGAGGGGGAGGATCCGGACGAACGCTACAAGTACGTCGACGGGGAGCGCCGTCGGGTCGCCGTCGAGTTCCGCGACGAGTAGCGCCGCCGGGGCGTCGGCGCCGTCGCCGCCGGTTGCCGGAAAGTATTTGCATCGCTCGGGGGCATATTCGATAATGGACAGCGAGATTCTGGACGCGGTGACCGAGTGGGGAGCTCGCCCCGTCTCCGACGGCGTTGCCGGGTTGTACGACCTCGCTGACGAGGAGTTCTCGGGGGCCGTCACCGACGGTACTGCCTGGACGTTCGTCCTCAACGGTCGGTATCTGGGAGTGTTCGACGGCGACGTCCACGACTTCGAGGACGCGTCGCTGACGGCCTACACCGCCCCCGACGTCTCCCTCCCGCTCCTCTATGCGATGCGGGCCCGCGGCGGCCAAACCCGCGGTCAGTATTACTCCAACGAGACGCCGCTGACCGAGATCGACGAGACGCTCTCCTCGGGGAACTTCGTCGGCTACGTCGAACTCTCGGAGAACGTCCTCTCCGGGGATTACTACGTCGTCTACTACGGCGGTCGGTCGCTCCCGGTCGCCTACGTTGGCAACAGCCGACGCCTCCTGACGGGCGACGAGGCGTTCGAACGCGCGGCCGACGAGGTGGGCATCTACTCGGTCGTCGACGCCGACGTCGACATCGTCGAGTTGCCGGAACCGGACCCGCGCGAGACGGACGACGCCGGCGCGGGCGCCGGTGCCGGTGGGGCGGCCGGTGCCGCGGCCACCACGACCGACGCCGCCGGGGCGGACGCGCCCGCCGACGCCGCGGACGACGTCGCGTTCGACGACGTCGACACCGGCGACGGGACGACCCCCGCCGGAACGGGTCCCGACGACGCCGCGGACGGCGCCTTCGCCGACGCGACGACGGATCACCGGTCGGCGGACGCGGACGCTGCGGACGAGGCCGATACCGACGCGCCGACCCCCGACTGGGCGACGCCGGAGGTGGCCACCGACGACGCGGACGACGAGGCCACAGGGGAGGAGACGGCCGCCGGCGTGGACACGAACGCCGACGCGGCCCCGGAGGACGAGGAGACGGACGCCGAGGCGGACGCGAACGCCGACGCGGCCCCGGAGGGTGGGACCTCCGCCGCGGCCGACGGGGCCGACGAGCCTGCCGCGGACGACGCGGCGTCGGCGATGGACGCGGGGACGGTGACCACCGAGGACGTGGCGCTGGAGCCGGCGACAAACGAGGAAGCCGGGGATCCGACGGACGGGGACGGAACGGCCGACGAGGCGGCCGACGCGGACGCGACGGGCGACGGTGCGACGGACGCCGAACCGACGGGGGCCGACGAGGCCACCGACGCGGACGCGACGGACGACGGGACCGCCGACGGGGTGACGGCCGACCAGGTCGCCCGGTTGCGACACGAACTCGAGGCCGTCCGCGAGGCGAAATCGGAGGTCGAGGCCGAGCGCGACCGGATCGCGAGCGAGCGCGACGAGCACCGCGCCGCGGTCGAGCGTCTGCAGGAGCGCGTGGCCGAGTTGGAGGCCGAGATCGAACGTCTGGAGGACGACGACGCCGCGGCCGTGGCCACAGACCGGACGCTCACGCCCGCGGAGGCGCTCGCGGGGACGAACCTGTTCGTCCGGTACGAGGACAAGACCGCGGGGACGCTCGAACGCGCCGCACAGGGTCGGATCGACGCGTCGACGCTCCGCGACAACCTCCGGATCGACCACCACACCGAGTTCGAGACGGAGGGCTTGGCCGTCGACGGCCGGCCGTTCGAGGCGTTCCTCCGCGGGACGACCGAACACCGGTTCGTCGAGTGGCTGTTGACCGCGCTGACCTACGAGATCAGGCAGACCGACACGCGGGCGGGGCTCTCGAAGCTGTACGAGGCCATCGAGCGGATCGACCGCATCGACCTCGGCGGCGAGGTCGACGTGTCGGCAGAGACCCGTCCGGAGGCGACGTCCGAGTCCTTCGACGTGGTCTTCCGGGACAAGATGGGCGATCCGCTGTTCGTCGCCGCCATCGAGGATGATCGTGACCCGACCACGGCCTCGGCCGTCGAGGAACTGATCGAGAGCGCGAGTCGCGTGAGCGAGACGGCGACGACGCTCGCGGGTGCCTTCTTCGTCTCGACGAGCTTCTTCGAGTCGGCGGCGATGAAAGCCGTGGTCGATGCCACCCGTGGCGGCCTGTTCAGTCGGAGCTCTCGACGGAGTTACGTAAAGCTCTCACGGAAGTCGGGGTTCCACCTGTGCTTGGTCGAGGCGCGAGACGACGATCTCTTTTTGACCGTACCGGACCTCTAACTCTGGATCTCGGCCGTCTCTTCGATCTTCATCGAGTCGAGTTTGTCGACGATGGAGTCGATCTTCTCGTCGAGTTCGTCGACGAAGTCGGCGGTGTCCTCGGTGGTGATCGCTCCCTGGCTCGACGGCTCGATGAGGTTCTCCTCCTCGAGGACTCGCAGGGAGTACCGGACCTTGTGATGCGGGTAACCCGTCTCGTTGGACATCTTCACGATCCCGATGGGTTCGTTGCCGATGACCATCTTCAACACCTGAAGATGGCGTTCCAGCATATCGACTTCTTTTTCGAGCCTGTCTATCATGACACTTGTTAACTTGTCGTAGCGGGTTTTAAAAGTTGCTGTGAGACCCGGCGGCTCGGAAGCGGACGCTCTCAGGTGCGCGTTGGGAGTAGTTAACGCTTCGGGTCGCGGCCGGCGTCCCCGCGTCTCGGTCGGCGTGAGCGTATCGTAATCGGTTTAGCGAGGGGGATGGAATCCCCGATCGGACATGACTGTCACCATCGTCGGATCCCAGCTCGGAGACGAGGGCAAAGGTGCCCTCGTCGACCTGTGGGGTGGGAACGCCGACATCGTGGTCCGGTACCAAGGCGGGGACAACGCCGGCCACACCGTCGTCGAGGATGGCGAGGAGTACAAGCTGTCGCTGGTGCCGAGCGGTGCCGTCCGCGGGAAGACGGGGGTCCTCGGCAACGGCTGTGTCGTCAACCCGCGCACGCTGTTCGAGGAAATCGACACCCTCCGGGAGCGGGGACTCGACCCCGACGTCCGCGTCGCGCGCCGTGCACACGTCATCATGCCGTACCACCGCGTCCTCGACGGCATCGAGGAGGACGTCAAAAGCGACGACGACCTGGCGGCCGGCACCACGGGTCGTGGCATCGGCCCCACCTACGAGGACAAGGTCGGCCGCCGCGGCATCCGGGTCGGCGACCTGCTCGACCCCGAGGTGCTCCGCGACCGACTGGAGTACGTCGTCCCCCAGAAGCGCGCGCTCGTCGAGGAGGTGTTCGGCCTGGAGGCCGGCGAGGAGTTCGACGTTGAGGCGCTCCACGAGGAGTTCGCCGACGTCGGCCGCCGCCTCGCCGCGGAGGACATGACGGTGAACGCCGGCGACTTCCTCGCGCGCCGACTCGACGACGGCGCGGAGTTGCTGTTCGAGGGTGCACAGGGGACCTCCATCGACATCGATCACGGTATCTACCCCTACGTGACCTCCTCGAACCCGACCGCCGGTGGGGCGTCGACGGGGTCGGGTGTGGGTCCGACCGTCGTCGGGCGCGGCGAGGTGGTCGGCATCGTGAAGGCCTACCTCTCCCGCGTGGGCACCGGGCCCCTGCCGACGGAACTCGACGGCGACGACGAGGACCTCGCGGACTACATCCGCGAGAAGGGTGGCGAGTTCGGCACCGTCACCGGCCGACCGCGCCGCATCGGCTGGCTCGACGTGCCCATGCTCCGCCACGCGGCCCGGACCAGCGGGTTCACGGGCATCGCCGTCAACCACCTGGACGTACTGGCCGGCCTGGACGAGGTGAAGGTCGGCGACGCCTACGACATCGACGGCGAGCGCTTGGAGACGATGCCGGCGACGACCGAGCGCTGGGCGGAGTGCGAGCCGATCCTGAAGGCGTTCGAGCCCTGGCCGGAGGTCGACTGGACCGCCGTCGCCGACGACGGATACGACGCCCTCCCCGCGAACGCCCGCACGTATCTGGAGTATCTGAGCGACGAGGTCGGCGTCCCCATCTACGCCGTCGGCGTCGGCCCGGACCGCGCGGACACGGTCGAACTCGTCGATCCGTTCGAATAGCGGCCCGTCGCACGGTCGGCGACGGTGCAGGAGGCCTTTGACCTCCTGCGACGAGTCCCACTCATGCGCCGTTCCCTCCGCTATGCGACCGCCACCCTCGCCGCCGCCGTCGTCACCGCCTTTGCCGCCTCCACCACCGGATCGTTCAGCCTCCCGCTCATGTCGGTCCCTATCGTCTACGGCCCGACAACATCAATCATCCTGGCTCACCGAGCTACGTGGGTCGAACTGACCCGACAAGCCGACCCGTCACGAAAACTCGGAGCCATCGGCGGTGGGGTCGGTGCCTTCGCCCTCGGGGCGCTGATGCGGGTCTCCATCCCGGTCGGGATGACCGCGTTCGGCCTGTTCGTGTTCGGCATGGCCATCGCCATCGCCGACGTGTCGACGCTCGACCGGTAAGAGCGAGCCTCGACGCGGCACCGGAACACGGCCTCACCGGGGCAACGGTTTTATCGCCACCTCGCGCACGTACACGTATGGTGACCACGACCGAGCGGGACGGTATGACGTGGTACGAGTGTGAGAGCTGTGGGATGTTGTTCGACGACCGGGACGACGCCAGACAGCACGAGGACAACTGCGACAGCGACAGCGCCGACCCCTCCTATCTCCAGTAACTAGTCTCCCGCGACCAGTTCGTAGGACTCCTCGCCCCAGTCGTCCTCGACGAAGACGAACACGCGGCCGCGCGCCGTCGACAGGTCGGCCTGCACCCGACACCGCATCCCGTCGGGCGTGCCGACGGTCACGCCCGGGAATATCTCCTCGGTCTCCCCGCCGTCGAGGACGATCCGACCGACGCCCGTCGATTCGAGGATGTCCTCGTGGGTCTTGCGGTCGTTGACGTACATCAACACGCCCTCGGTCCCGTCGGGGTCGGTCACGAGGACGTGGACCGCCTTGCCGGGGGCCGCCGAGAGCGTCTCCGTTACCTTCTCCGGGACGCCGCGGTAGAACGCCGTCCGACCGTCGAGGTACTCCACTTCGACGCCCCCCTCTTCGAGGGTCACCGGAAGCGTACTCGGAGCGACGTCGGTGCGGATGGTCATACCGTCCGTACTGTGCGCCCGGGCAAAAACGTCGCGTCACGTCCCCGCCGCGTCGAGGGCCGCCGCCGCGATCAGGCGAACGCCCGCGAGACGCTCTCGTCGGTCGATTCGGCGCTGATCTTCTCCCACGCGGAGACGAAGTCGTCCATGTAGATCTCGGTCCGGTCGTCGCGGATGGCGAACATCCCGGCCTCGGTACAGATCGCCTTGATATCCGCACCGGACGCGTCGGTCGCCACGTCGGCCAGTTCCACGAAGTCCACGTCGTCCGCGACGTTCATGTTGCGGGTGTGGATCTTGAAGATGATCTCGCGGCCCGCGTGGTCGGGTTTCGGCACCTCGATGAGGCGGTCGAACCGGCCGGGACGCAGGATCGCGGGATCGAGCATGTCGAAGCGGTTGGTCGCCGCGATGATGCGGACGTCGCCCCGCTCCTCGAAGCCGTCCATCTCCGAGAGCAGTTGCATCATCGTCCGCTGGACCTCGGCGTCGCCGGAGGTCTTCGAGTCCGTCCGCTTCGACGCGATGGCGTCGATCTCGTCGATGAAGAGGACGGCGGGCTCGTTCTCGCGGGCCACCTCGAAGAGGTCCCGGACGAGCTTCGCTCCCTCGCCGATGAACTTGTGGACGAGCTCGGAGCCGGCCATCTTGATGAAGGTCGCGTCGGTCTGGTTGGCGACGGCCTTCGCGAGCATCGTCTTCCCGGTGCCCGGCGGCCCGTGGAGGAGCACGCCCGACGGGGGGTCGATGCCCACCTGCTCGAACATCTCGGGGCGGTCGAGGGGCATCTCGACCGTCTCGCGGACCTCCTGCATCTGTGTTTCCAGGCCGCCGATGTCCTCGTAGGTCACGTCGGGACTGTGGTCGACCTGCATGACGCGGGCCCGCACGTCGGTCTCCTTGTCGAGACGCTTGACGACGGACAGCGAGTTGTTCACCGCCACCCGCGAGTCGGGCTCCAGGTCCGTCCGCATCTCCTCGGTGACCTCCGTCAGGGCCTCCTGGTTGTTGCCGTGCTGTTTGATGATGACGCCCTCGTCGGTCAGTTCCTGCACCGTCGCGACGAACAGCGGCGACTGCTTGAGCTTCTTGTTCTCGTGGGTCAGCCGCTCCAGTTTCTGCTGGTACTTGTTGTTCTCCGCGTTCGCGTCCAGCAGCTTGTCGCGCATCTCCTCGTTTTGCCCCTCCAACACGTCCAGCCGCTCGCGGAGGGCCTCTATTTTTTCCTGCTGCGACGCCGCCTCCTCGTCGTACGGGAGGTCGACATCGTCCACAGTGTCGGTCATCGTCCCGTTTAAGGCGCAGACTCATAAGAGACTTCGGGTGGGCGCGGCCTTCGCCGTGACTCGGCCCCGAATCGACCCGGACCTCCGCCAATATATTACTATGAAAAATAATATTCGATAGCAAATATTATTATCCTGTATGCCCCATCGAGAGGTAAGATGAGTACGACCGAGACAGTCGCTCCGGACGCGGAATCGGATCGGTGGGCGGACGTCCGCGATCTCCCACCGAGCGCGAAGCTCGTCGCGAAGGTACTGGACTACAACGAGACGCTGAGCCAGAGTCAGCTAGCCGAGGAGACGCTCCTCCCGCCGCGGACGGTTCGCTACGCGCTCACGCGACTGGAGGACGCCGGCGTCGTCGAGTCCCGGTTCTCCTTTTCCGACGCCCGCAAGCGGCTCTACTCCCTGAAGGTTTAAGTCCGAACGGGCGACCACCGCCAGCCGTGACCGACGACGTCCGCGACGCGCTTCGCTCCCTGGCGACCGACGAACCCCCCGCCCCGGCCGCGACGGTCGACGAGGCCGTCTCGGCGCTCGACGACGTGCGCGCCCTGGCGGCGTTCGTCGACGACGGCGGGATCGACCGGCTCCGCCGCGCCGTCGCGGCCGCGGAACGGGAGGGGGCGGAGAGGACTGCTCGCCGGGGGCGGCGGGCGCTCGCGACCATCGATCGCTGTCGGACGGCGGCCGCCGACCACTTTCGCTCCGGTCGCGGAACGGTTTTGAGTGCCGACGATCAACCTCCCGAGCGATGACACGGGTGATCCACACCGGCGACACCCACGTCGGTTACCGTCAGTACCACTCGCCGGAGCGCCGGCAGGACTTCCTCGACGCCTTCGAGGCGGTGATCGACGACGCCGTCGACTCACAGTCGACGGGCAATCGGACGGGGTCCGACGGGACGGTCGACGCCGTGATCCACGCCGGCGACCTCTTTCACGACCGCCGTCCGGACCTCCCCGACCTCCTCGGCGTCCTCTCCGCGCTCCGCCGCCTGGCGGCCGCCGACGTGCCCTTCCTCGCCGTCGTCGGCAACCACGAGGCGACCCGCGGGGAGCAGTGGCTCGATCTCTTCTCGGATCTCGGGCTGGCGACCCGCCTCGGCGCCGAGCCGACGGTCGTCGGCGACACGGCGTTCTACGGGCTCGATCACGTCCCTCGGTCCCGCCGCGACGAACTCGACTACGACTTCGCCCCCCACGACGCCGACGCGGCCGCTCTGGTGGGCCACGGCCTGTTCACCCCCTTCCCGCACGCCGACTGGGACACCGAGACGGTACTCGACGAGGCGACGGTCGACTTCGACGCCGTGTTGCTCGGCGACAACCACGTCGCCGACACCGCCCGCGTCGACGGGACGTGGGTGACGTACTGCGGCTCGACCGAGCGGGCCAGCGCCGACGAACGCGACGCCCGCGGCTACAACCTCGTGGAGTTCGGATCCGACGCGGGCGGCGACGCGACCGTCGACGTCCGCCGGCGCTCGCTCGACACCCGCCCGTTCGTCTTCGTCGACGTGGAACTCGCCGCGGGCGAGGGGGTCGATCGGGTCCGCGAGCAGGTGCGCCAGCACGACCTGACCGACGCCGTCGTCGTGGTGTCGATCACCGGCGAGGGCGACCCCGTCACCCCCGCCGCAGTCGAGGAGGCGGCGCTCTCGGCGGGCGCCCTCCTCGCTCGTGTCACCGACCACCGTGCCGTGGGCGGCGATACCGACGCGACCGATACCGACGTGGAGTTCGGCGACCCCGACGCCGCCGTCCGGGAGCGCGTCCGCGAGATGGACCTCTCCCCGACCGCCCGCCGTCTCGACGAGACGGTGCGGGACGGCGCGCTCCCGGACTCGAACGTCCGCGACCGGGTCGCCTCGCTCGTCGACGACGCCGTCGCGGAGGGATCACTCGCCGACGCCGCGGACGCCGAGGACGCCGACGCCGAGACGAACGCCGCGGACGCACGGAACGGTGCGTCCGACGACCAGGTCTCCATGGAGGACTTCCAGTGAGGTTCGATCGGATCCGCCTGCGGAACTTCCGTCCCTACGCCGACGCTGACCTCGACCTCCGGGACGGCGTGACGGTGATCCACGGGCTCAACGGAAGCGGGAAGTCGTCGTTGCTGGAGGCGTGTTTCTTCGCGCTCTACGGGTCCAAGGCGCTGGAGGGGACGCTCGACGAGGTGGTGCGAAACGGGGAGACGGAGGCCGAAATCGACCTGTGGTTCACCCACGACGACGCCGCGTACCACGTCCACCGTCGACTCCGGCAGTCCGGCGACCGGACCTCGACGGCGGACTGTACCCTCGACGGCCCCGACGTGACCGTCGAGGGCGCACGCGACGTCCGCGGGTTCGTCGCCGACCTGCTCCGCATGGACGCCGAGGCGTTCGTCAACTGCGCGTACGTCCGGCAGGGCGAGGTGAATCAGCTCATCAACGCCTCCCCCGACCAGCGACGGGACGTCATCGACGACCTCCTGCAACTGGGGCGGCTGGAGGAGTACCGGGAGCGCGCCGCGACCGCCCGCTTGGGCGTCGAGGACGTCCGCTCGGGCAAGCGGGGTGAACTCGAGAAGGTGGAGTCACAGATCGAGGCGAAGGAGGACCGGAACCTCCACGCCCGTCTCGACGACTTGGAGG is from Haloplanus salinarum and encodes:
- a CDS encoding DUF5796 family protein, which translates into the protein MTIRTDVAPSTLPVTLEEGGVEVEYLDGRTAFYRGVPEKVTETLSAAPGKAVHVLVTDPDGTEGVLMYVNDRKTHEDILESTGVGRIVLDGGETEEIFPGVTVGTPDGMRCRVQADLSTARGRVFVFVEDDWGEESYELVAGD
- a CDS encoding CDGSH iron-sulfur domain-containing protein, whose protein sequence is MAREVTHTATGPKIITPADIDEEKGDVAVCLCGLSEEYPFCDGSHKRAEGEDPDERYKYVDGERRRVAVEFRDE
- the pan1 gene encoding proteasome-activating nucleotidase Pan1; this translates as MTDTVDDVDLPYDEEAASQQEKIEALRERLDVLEGQNEEMRDKLLDANAENNKYQQKLERLTHENKKLKQSPLFVATVQELTDEGVIIKQHGNNQEALTEVTEEMRTDLEPDSRVAVNNSLSVVKRLDKETDVRARVMQVDHSPDVTYEDIGGLETQMQEVRETVEMPLDRPEMFEQVGIDPPSGVLLHGPPGTGKTMLAKAVANQTDATFIKMAGSELVHKFIGEGAKLVRDLFEVARENEPAVLFIDEIDAIASKRTDSKTSGDAEVQRTMMQLLSEMDGFEERGDVRIIAATNRFDMLDPAILRPGRFDRLIEVPKPDHAGREIIFKIHTRNMNVADDVDFVELADVATDASGADIKAICTEAGMFAIRDDRTEIYMDDFVSAWEKISAESTDESVSRAFA
- a CDS encoding MarR family transcriptional regulator, which gives rise to MSTTETVAPDAESDRWADVRDLPPSAKLVAKVLDYNETLSQSQLAEETLLPPRTVRYALTRLEDAGVVESRFSFSDARKRLYSLKV
- a CDS encoding cytochrome c oxidase subunit 3, coding for MSTDHGGDDHGHHLPAVEDWPRGFGEASWWPFITALGAGGIYLGAALFIVSGGSESTIDPMLAPLATSASVGAFLFGLYGWIYHAFVTEFWSSGADETSASALRWGMIAFLGSEIATFGGVFTYYFFIRAGTWPPGELPHLTGSLVIINTAILVASSLTLHWAHVAIRNDDRRKFALGLLSTLILGLVFIGGQVYEYYEFIVHTEFTVTSGLFGSAFYGLTGLHGLHVSLGGVLLAIVTIRALAGQYSAERHVSVSTVSMYWHFVDVVWIFLVVILYLGGSVGA
- a CDS encoding adenylosuccinate synthase, whose translation is MTVTIVGSQLGDEGKGALVDLWGGNADIVVRYQGGDNAGHTVVEDGEEYKLSLVPSGAVRGKTGVLGNGCVVNPRTLFEEIDTLRERGLDPDVRVARRAHVIMPYHRVLDGIEEDVKSDDDLAAGTTGRGIGPTYEDKVGRRGIRVGDLLDPEVLRDRLEYVVPQKRALVEEVFGLEAGEEFDVEALHEEFADVGRRLAAEDMTVNAGDFLARRLDDGAELLFEGAQGTSIDIDHGIYPYVTSSNPTAGGASTGSGVGPTVVGRGEVVGIVKAYLSRVGTGPLPTELDGDDEDLADYIREKGGEFGTVTGRPRRIGWLDVPMLRHAARTSGFTGIAVNHLDVLAGLDEVKVGDAYDIDGERLETMPATTERWAECEPILKAFEPWPEVDWTAVADDGYDALPANARTYLEYLSDEVGVPIYAVGVGPDRADTVELVDPFE
- the mre11 gene encoding DNA double-strand break repair protein Mre11, whose translation is MTRVIHTGDTHVGYRQYHSPERRQDFLDAFEAVIDDAVDSQSTGNRTGSDGTVDAVIHAGDLFHDRRPDLPDLLGVLSALRRLAAADVPFLAVVGNHEATRGEQWLDLFSDLGLATRLGAEPTVVGDTAFYGLDHVPRSRRDELDYDFAPHDADAAALVGHGLFTPFPHADWDTETVLDEATVDFDAVLLGDNHVADTARVDGTWVTYCGSTERASADERDARGYNLVEFGSDAGGDATVDVRRRSLDTRPFVFVDVELAAGEGVDRVREQVRQHDLTDAVVVVSITGEGDPVTPAAVEEAALSAGALLARVTDHRAVGGDTDATDTDVEFGDPDAAVRERVREMDLSPTARRLDETVRDGALPDSNVRDRVASLVDDAVAEGSLADAADAEDADAETNAADARNGASDDQVSMEDFQ
- a CDS encoding DUF7128 family protein: MVTTTERDGMTWYECESCGMLFDDRDDARQHEDNCDSDSADPSYLQ
- a CDS encoding DUF7527 domain-containing protein is translated as MDSEILDAVTEWGARPVSDGVAGLYDLADEEFSGAVTDGTAWTFVLNGRYLGVFDGDVHDFEDASLTAYTAPDVSLPLLYAMRARGGQTRGQYYSNETPLTEIDETLSSGNFVGYVELSENVLSGDYYVVYYGGRSLPVAYVGNSRRLLTGDEAFERAADEVGIYSVVDADVDIVELPEPDPRETDDAGAGAGAGGAAGAAATTTDAAGADAPADAADDVAFDDVDTGDGTTPAGTGPDDAADGAFADATTDHRSADADAADEADTDAPTPDWATPEVATDDADDEATGEETAAGVDTNADAAPEDEETDAEADANADAAPEGGTSAAADGADEPAADDAASAMDAGTVTTEDVALEPATNEEAGDPTDGDGTADEAADADATGDGATDAEPTGADEATDADATDDGTADGVTADQVARLRHELEAVREAKSEVEAERDRIASERDEHRAAVERLQERVAELEAEIERLEDDDAAAVATDRTLTPAEALAGTNLFVRYEDKTAGTLERAAQGRIDASTLRDNLRIDHHTEFETEGLAVDGRPFEAFLRGTTEHRFVEWLLTALTYEIRQTDTRAGLSKLYEAIERIDRIDLGGEVDVSAETRPEATSESFDVVFRDKMGDPLFVAAIEDDRDPTTASAVEELIESASRVSETATTLAGAFFVSTSFFESAAMKAVVDATRGGLFSRSSRRSYVKLSRKSGFHLCLVEARDDDLFLTVPDL
- a CDS encoding DUF7385 family protein, translated to MEDFEQLVSSLTPREENDEIKLYQNTVSVACPVCEEPFDDLVACKKTETSLEQIEPLDICVTVHEGSPLLFTHKH